The DNA segment CAGGGCGAAGCGCGCCGGCACCCGGAAGGGGTAATCGAACATCAATTCGGAAAAGCGATCGGTGATCGCCTTGAAGTTGAACGATCCAACCGAGTCGCCAAGGCTGCCACCGAGCACCTCTTCCAGAGCAGGAATGATCGGCGTGAGATCGGCCGTGGGGCTGAGAAAACCCAGGGATTGGAAGTCCTTGGCCAACCCAGAGAAATCACGGTTGATCAGATGCACCACAGCACCGGTGAGGGTGAGCCGATCGCTGTCGCTGATGGAATCCATCATTCCGAAGTCGACATACCCCACATGGCCGAGATCGCCGGTGCGACCCGGCAAGGCGAAGAGGTTGCCGGGGTGAGGGTCGGCATGGAAGTAACCGAACTCCAGCAGTTGCTGAAGGCCGCAGATCACGCCCGTGCGGATCAACGCCGTTGGGTCAAGACGCTGGGAACGCAGCTCTTCGCTGTCGCGCATCTTGGCGCCGTCGATCCAGGTGGTGGTCAACACCCGGGTGGAGCTGAGCATTCGCTCCACCTTCGGGATGTAGACCGCACCGTTCTCCGCAAAAAGCGCCGAAAAACGCTCGGCATTGGCCGCTTCCAGGCCGTAATCAATCTCCTCAAACAGACTGCGGCCGAACTCATCAATGATTCCGCCGAGTCCGAAACCCAGGTTGAGCGGTAGCAGCGGCGCCGTCATCACCCCCAAAGCCCGGATCAACACCAGATCCCGCCGCAGGATGAAGGTGAGATTGGGGCGCTGCACTTTGACTGCAACCCAGTGCTGGCTCTGCAGACGAGCCTTGTAGACCTGGCCAAGGCTGGCAGCGGCGATCGGCGTATCGGGGAACTCCTCAAACAACTCGGCCGCCGGAGCGCCAAGTTCCTCACGGATGCATGCCAGAGCGGTGGCATGGGGGAAGGCCGGCAGATCGTCCTGCAGGCGCGTCAGTTCCTCCAGCCAGTCCCGACGCACCAGATCCGGACGGGTGGAGAGGGCCTGTCCCAGCTTGATGAAGCAGGGCCCCAGACCCGTCAGGGTGTTGAGAATGCGACGCGCCAGCCCCTGCTGAACGGCGGGGTCACTGCTGCCTCCACGCAGGAGCAGCACCAGCACCAGCCCCGCCAAGGACCACAGCACATGGATCAGCCGCGGGATGGCGACCCAGGGACGCAGCAGTAGCCAGCCGAGATCCCGCCCGGGGTCGTAACGCATCGCATCGCGCTGAATAGAGAGGGAGACTTTAAGAAGATCAGGCGGATTTGATGGCGCTTCTGCCCCAGCTCACCCGTCGCCTCGGTCAGCCCCTGTTTCTGCCGGCCCATGGACGGGGGGCTGCCCTTCCGGATGGACTGCGTCAATTACTGCGACGCCGCGCTGGCATCTGGGACCTACCGGAACTCCCGGCCCTTGGCGGTCCGCTGGAGGCGGACGGCGCCATCGCCGACAGCCAACGTTCCGCCGCAGCACAGATGGGAGTGGCGCGCTGCTGGTACGGGGTGAACGGGGCCACGGGGTTGCTGCAGGCCGCACTGCTGGCCATGGCCCGGCCCGGAGAGCGGGTGCTGCTGCCCCGCAACGTCCATCGCAGCCTGATTCAGGCCTGCATTCTTGGGGACCTGCGGCCAGTGCTGTTCGATCTCCCCTTTCAAAGCGACCGAGGCCAGCCGGCACCGGCGGATTCGGCCTGGATCGAGCGGGTTCTGGAGGCCCTACCCCGCGATGGAGCACCGATCCGTGCCGCGGTTCTGGTGCATCCCACCTACCAGGGCTATGCCAATGACCCGACGGCGGTGATTCAGCAGCTGCAGCAACAGGGCTGTTGCGTGCTGGTGGATGAAGCCCACGGCTGTCATTTCGCCACTGGGGTGGATCACCCCCTTCCCCCCAGCGCCCTGCACTGCGGCGCTGATCTTGTGGTGCATTCCCTGCAGAAATCTGCTGCAGCACTGGCGCAAACGGCGGTGCTCTGGCTGCAGGGGGAGCGTCTGGATCCCGTGCGGGTGGAACGCAGCCTGGGCCTGCTTCAGACCACCAGCCCCAGTGCGCTGCTACTGGCCTCCTGCGAAGAAGCCCTTCAACACTGGCGGCGGCGCAAGGGACGCCGGCAATTGCTGCGGCGTCTGCAGGAGGCTGCAGCCCTCGCCGAGGATCTGCGCAACAGCGGCGTGCCGCTGCTGAACAACCAAGATCCGCTGCGCCTGATCCTGCACACGGGCCAAGCGGGAATCACCGGCCTGGATGCCGACGATTGGTTTCTGCCCCGCGGGTTGGTGGGCGAATTACCAGAACCAGCCAGCCTCACCTTCTGCCTGGGGTTGGCACGCCACCGAGGGCTGGGTCGGCAGATGAGGCATCACTGGCAGAGCCTGCTGCGGAGCTTCCCCGATCGCGCTCCCTTGCCAGCCTTCGAAGCCCCACCGCTGCCGCTGGTCACCACCACAGCGCAACCACCAAGCCGGGCGTGGACAGCGGCGCATCACCAGGAGGCGTTGAAGGACGCGGAGGGATGCATCGCGGCTGAGCTGCTGTGCCCTTACCCACCGGGCATCCCCCTGCTGATTCCCGGCGAACGGCTGGATCGCCAGCGACAGTGCTGGCTCGAGCGCCAGCAGCTGTTCTGGGGAGACCAGATGCCGGACAGGCTGTCTGTGGTGAGCGGGGGATGAAATTCAGACCCAATGCCGCTTCAATCCATGCATTCGGCTGCGGTGGATGAAACCTCTGACCTTGCTGCTGATGGCGCTGTTTCTGGGCCCCTCCGTTGGGGCCAGCCCCAGTGGCGAGGAATTTCTGGTCGAAGACATCACGGAGATCAGAGAGGCCATCACCATCCAGGACGTCAGGACGGTCGTCCCTGTCAGGCCTCTACCGGCCCCACCGAGGCAGATCGCAACCCCCAAGCCCACCCCCAGCAAACTGATCGAGGTGGTGCAGGGCGCTGCAAGCTGGTACGGGCCAGGGTTCTACGGCCGCACCACGGCCAATGGTGAGCGCTTCAGCAAGGGCACGCTGACGGCAGCCCATCGAACCCTGCCCTTCGGCACCAAGGTGCGCGTCACCAATCTGAGCAATGGCCGCAGCGTTGTGGTGCGGATCAATGACCGCGGACCGTTCAAGTACCAACGGGTGATCGATCTGGCCCATGGCGCTGCCTCACAACTTCAGATGATGCAAGCGGGGGAGGTACCGGTGAGGCTTGAGATCCTTGCCAAGGGCGATTGATAGTGTGACCACAGGACTCCTCCAATCAGCGTGATCCGTGAGGTTGTCCTCGATCAGAGCCAAGCGCCAGCGGCCCGAGCAGCGCTGCGCAAGCGATTGATCAGTGGCCTTGGTGTGGGCGGCTTTGGCCTGCTGGTGGTGAGCTTGGGCGGGTGGTGGTTCACCGCCGCGCTGGGGGGAATGGTGCACCTCGGCCTGCTCGAGTTCTTCCGGATGGCGAAATTCAAGGGAATTCGCCCCGCCACAAAAACCACCTTGGTGGCTTGCCAACTGCTGCTGTTCACCACCCAGTGGGCGATTCAGGGCGGGCTACCGGCTGATGTGGCCCATGCCGTTCTGCCGCTCTCCGGAGCCGCCATCTGCGGTTGGCTGCTGCTGCAACCGGTGACGGGTTCCATCGCCGACATTGCGGCATCGATCTTCGGGTTGTTCTACCTCGGGTTTCTGCCCAGCCACTGGCTGAGTTTGCGCGGATTGGACAACGGTCTGGAGATCACGCTGTCGGCCTGCCTGATGATCGTCGCCACCGACATCGGCTCCTGGGCCGTGGGACGGCGTTACGGGCGACGGCCCCTCTCACCGATCTCCCCCGGGAAAACCATCGAAGGGGCGATCGGTGGATTCATGTCGTCCATGCTGGTTGGCCTGGTCTGCGGTCAGCTGATGGGCTGGGCCCTGCATGGCCTGCCAGGCCTGCTGCTGGGGGCACTGATCGCTCTATTCGCCCTGGTGGGAGACCTGACCGAATCGATGATGAAACGCGATGCAGGCGTGAAGGATTCCGGTGATGTTCTGCCCGGCCATGGCGGGATCCTGGACCGGATCGACAGTTATCTGTTCACCCCAGCGGTGGTCTTCTACGCAATCGCTCTCTGCCAGCCGCTGTTGGCGCCGTAACCAGCGCTAAGGGGTGACGCTGGCCTGACCTTTGAGGGCCAACTGACCACTCGCCAGCTGCACCTGCTCGATCCGAATGGCGGGATCCATCGGAAGCAAGGTGCACGGTTGATCAGCGGTCTCGGGCCGGAAGCACAGAGTTCCCTGCTCGG comes from the Synechococcus sp. A15-62 genome and includes:
- a CDS encoding AarF/ABC1/UbiB kinase family protein: MRYDPGRDLGWLLLRPWVAIPRLIHVLWSLAGLVLVLLLRGGSSDPAVQQGLARRILNTLTGLGPCFIKLGQALSTRPDLVRRDWLEELTRLQDDLPAFPHATALACIREELGAPAAELFEEFPDTPIAAASLGQVYKARLQSQHWVAVKVQRPNLTFILRRDLVLIRALGVMTAPLLPLNLGFGLGGIIDEFGRSLFEEIDYGLEAANAERFSALFAENGAVYIPKVERMLSSTRVLTTTWIDGAKMRDSEELRSQRLDPTALIRTGVICGLQQLLEFGYFHADPHPGNLFALPGRTGDLGHVGYVDFGMMDSISDSDRLTLTGAVVHLINRDFSGLAKDFQSLGFLSPTADLTPIIPALEEVLGGSLGDSVGSFNFKAITDRFSELMFDYPFRVPARFALIIRAVVSQEGLALRLDPNFRIIAVAYPYVARRLLAGDTSEMREKLLEVIFDESGRLRLDRLESLLDVVGQDAPAPGKELIPVAGAGLRLLLSRDGADLRKRLLMTLIRDDRLHTDDVRALVGLLGRTFGPGRLAGGLLQRLNPLAAA
- a CDS encoding phosphatidate cytidylyltransferase translates to MIREVVLDQSQAPAARAALRKRLISGLGVGGFGLLVVSLGGWWFTAALGGMVHLGLLEFFRMAKFKGIRPATKTTLVACQLLLFTTQWAIQGGLPADVAHAVLPLSGAAICGWLLLQPVTGSIADIAASIFGLFYLGFLPSHWLSLRGLDNGLEITLSACLMIVATDIGSWAVGRRYGRRPLSPISPGKTIEGAIGGFMSSMLVGLVCGQLMGWALHGLPGLLLGALIALFALVGDLTESMMKRDAGVKDSGDVLPGHGGILDRIDSYLFTPAVVFYAIALCQPLLAP
- a CDS encoding lysine decarboxylase — encoded protein: MALLPQLTRRLGQPLFLPAHGRGAALPDGLRQLLRRRAGIWDLPELPALGGPLEADGAIADSQRSAAAQMGVARCWYGVNGATGLLQAALLAMARPGERVLLPRNVHRSLIQACILGDLRPVLFDLPFQSDRGQPAPADSAWIERVLEALPRDGAPIRAAVLVHPTYQGYANDPTAVIQQLQQQGCCVLVDEAHGCHFATGVDHPLPPSALHCGADLVVHSLQKSAAALAQTAVLWLQGERLDPVRVERSLGLLQTTSPSALLLASCEEALQHWRRRKGRRQLLRRLQEAAALAEDLRNSGVPLLNNQDPLRLILHTGQAGITGLDADDWFLPRGLVGELPEPASLTFCLGLARHRGLGRQMRHHWQSLLRSFPDRAPLPAFEAPPLPLVTTTAQPPSRAWTAAHHQEALKDAEGCIAAELLCPYPPGIPLLIPGERLDRQRQCWLERQQLFWGDQMPDRLSVVSGG
- a CDS encoding septal ring lytic transglycosylase RlpA family protein, giving the protein MKPLTLLLMALFLGPSVGASPSGEEFLVEDITEIREAITIQDVRTVVPVRPLPAPPRQIATPKPTPSKLIEVVQGAASWYGPGFYGRTTANGERFSKGTLTAAHRTLPFGTKVRVTNLSNGRSVVVRINDRGPFKYQRVIDLAHGAASQLQMMQAGEVPVRLEILAKGD